The segment CATGGTTTAAAGACATTCAGGATGCGAGCAGTTTTTTTTATCTTCCATCTAGCATGGTTCCTGCAGATATGGAGAAAACACATTTATATAACGTAATGAAGCTTACGGGAATGTCTGAACTTCATGGGATTTTTTTTGAGTCGGAAAAATGAGATGGATGATCTCATTCTACGTTGAACGGTTGTGCTTGCCCGGGTAGTGAGTATGAATGTCCGAAGATTTCAGTGTCTTGTCCGAACGAAATTCTCGAGTGTCCAAACATCCCCTGTAGGACTGCAATATTTGTCCGAACCCTTTAACACGGCTCAAAAATGGCTTGTTTTCCTAATGATTTCCACCAACCGTACACAAAAAAAACACCATCACCATCATAAATTGATGTCCTAGTTAAAAAAGCTGTTCCCAAGGCATTACACTCGCCTAAGAAACAGCATTGCTTGTATTATTTTTTTCTGAAGTTTTTTAGGTTTCTATTCTATTTCTTCATCAATAATGCATTTTTCCAGTAGATAATCGAACATGATATCCGCCAACTCTTCAATCTCGCTTTCAGCTGGAACATACCCACGCCTTACCAGCTCATTGTAAAAGAACTCGGCAATTTCCTCTGTATCAATAACTACTTCGATTTCTTTCACAATATCACCCCTTTTTAAAGGTTTATGTACGTCTATATAGATATATGTCTTACTCTCTATATTAATCCATCCTAATGGACAAATGCTATCTTTGTTTTAAAAAAATTCAGAAAAAGACATATAAAACTCCTTCCTTGCATAAATTGGGACAAAAGGACAAGCATTCACTGGAAGGGAGAAATGATGATGAGAAACGTCTTGGCAAGCTTAGAAAGATTAGGAGAAGAG is part of the Sutcliffiella sp. FSL R7-0096 genome and harbors:
- a CDS encoding YozD family protein: MKEIEVVIDTEEIAEFFYNELVRRGYVPAESEIEELADIMFDYLLEKCIIDEEIE